A genomic segment from Polyangium mundeleinium encodes:
- a CDS encoding helix-turn-helix domain-containing protein translates to MSISGKQEPFVDLIFIPIDDFAGGVHNGHKLMHTTNNIRLRRRELGLSLDELGRRTNIERSRLSRAERGYVELGQDELKRLALHLEIDESQLIPPDESTSGGAS, encoded by the coding sequence ATGTCGATTTCTGGCAAGCAGGAGCCTTTCGTTGACCTGATTTTTATCCCCATCGACGATTTTGCTGGTGGAGTGCATAACGGGCACAAGCTTATGCACACCACCAACAACATTCGTCTGCGCCGTCGCGAGCTCGGCCTGTCCCTGGATGAGCTCGGGCGGCGCACCAATATCGAGCGATCCCGCCTCTCCCGGGCAGAACGAGGGTACGTCGAGCTGGGGCAGGACGAGCTGAAGCGGCTCGCCCTGCATCTCGAGATTGACGAGAGCCAACTCATCCCGCCGGACGAGTCCACGTCGGGAGGTGCCTCGTGA
- a CDS encoding DNA polymerase has translation MRPGVEDSVFVDFETITTADLTLKKMTTHEYVTDPRFDVLCVAIARGREDVRVYYKDAPEAAGLARARSVLVEASKEGCRFVAHNVGFDGLICKLLWGVSFGSYFDTTGYARFLGIQAGLANTAAFFGKKKLEAPPFNEASLSDRKALQRLARYCATDTALARFIFNQAVADEMYPDAEFAVNGMTAQGNLRGLSVDIERAAALAAELAELRATALDEFASTFQFDTTDLTKVKKVLRFLDDKWGIKLSSLDKRDPGRADAVVHVPEAQRFLALRQRIHTLHKATQNVAAYARIPRRVYNFLHYHGAHTGRFTAGGRDAGKLNIHTLFKTKNSAKITELGRERTLIVPEEGSSFRAADLSNIEARIVAFLAGEHALLDQFAAPGSDVYIWFAQPIFPDVTIVKGGENDHLRQLGKEAVLGLGFGMGFNTFLDRVRTAVPGVSIDLVQKMFNAYQGSFPKIRAIRYALHRQFAAVAEQRVAFPEVPCPMYFTSEPASAGPSVVVTLPTGRSLFYRSIVGEDELGPYGPKRAYWYAPAATCHPSVRARARGAGQKRFADGQVRSRITPQVLVENVVQAVARDLMVHQALQLEQEGLRVAFHAHDEIVVACNKCSCLEATNRLHKDGCAWSAAGLAMKRIMSAVPPTLPGLSGLPVACEVKEDVRVSYAG, from the coding sequence GTGAGGCCCGGCGTCGAGGACAGCGTCTTCGTCGACTTCGAGACGATTACAACGGCCGACCTGACCCTGAAGAAGATGACCACGCACGAGTACGTGACCGACCCGCGGTTCGACGTCCTCTGCGTGGCCATCGCGCGCGGGCGCGAGGATGTCCGGGTGTACTACAAGGACGCCCCTGAGGCCGCCGGCCTCGCGCGGGCGAGATCCGTGCTCGTCGAGGCGAGCAAGGAGGGGTGCAGGTTCGTCGCCCATAACGTGGGCTTCGACGGGCTGATCTGCAAGCTGCTCTGGGGCGTCTCGTTCGGGAGCTACTTCGACACGACGGGCTATGCCCGCTTCCTGGGCATCCAGGCGGGCCTCGCGAACACGGCAGCGTTCTTCGGCAAGAAGAAGCTTGAGGCGCCCCCGTTCAACGAGGCGAGCCTGTCGGATCGGAAAGCCCTCCAGCGCCTGGCGCGCTATTGCGCGACCGATACGGCGCTCGCGCGCTTCATCTTCAACCAGGCCGTCGCTGACGAGATGTACCCGGACGCCGAGTTCGCGGTCAACGGCATGACCGCCCAGGGCAATCTGCGTGGTCTCTCGGTAGATATCGAACGGGCTGCGGCTCTAGCTGCTGAGCTCGCCGAGCTGCGCGCCACGGCTCTTGACGAGTTCGCATCGACCTTCCAGTTCGACACCACGGACCTCACCAAGGTGAAGAAGGTTCTTCGATTCCTCGATGACAAGTGGGGCATCAAGCTCTCTTCGCTCGACAAACGCGATCCGGGCCGCGCCGATGCTGTGGTCCACGTCCCCGAGGCCCAGCGTTTTCTTGCGCTGCGCCAGCGAATTCATACCCTGCACAAGGCCACGCAGAACGTGGCCGCCTACGCGAGGATCCCGCGTCGGGTGTACAATTTTCTCCACTACCACGGCGCCCATACTGGTCGATTTACAGCGGGCGGTCGTGATGCAGGCAAGCTCAACATTCACACGCTCTTCAAGACGAAGAACAGCGCGAAGATCACCGAGCTCGGCCGCGAGCGCACCCTCATCGTGCCCGAGGAAGGCTCTTCCTTCCGCGCTGCCGATCTGTCGAACATCGAGGCCCGCATCGTCGCCTTCCTGGCGGGCGAGCATGCGCTCCTCGACCAATTCGCGGCGCCGGGCAGCGATGTGTACATCTGGTTCGCGCAGCCGATCTTCCCAGATGTGACGATCGTGAAGGGGGGCGAGAACGACCACCTCCGCCAGCTCGGGAAAGAAGCTGTGCTCGGGCTCGGGTTCGGCATGGGGTTCAACACCTTCCTCGATCGTGTCCGGACCGCGGTGCCGGGCGTGAGCATCGACCTGGTGCAGAAGATGTTCAATGCGTACCAGGGCAGCTTTCCGAAGATCCGAGCCATCCGGTACGCGTTGCACCGGCAGTTCGCGGCCGTGGCGGAGCAGCGCGTGGCCTTCCCCGAGGTGCCGTGCCCCATGTACTTCACGAGCGAGCCGGCATCAGCAGGGCCGAGCGTTGTCGTCACGCTGCCCACCGGACGCTCGCTGTTTTACCGCTCGATCGTCGGGGAGGATGAACTCGGCCCATACGGCCCGAAGCGCGCGTACTGGTACGCCCCCGCTGCCACCTGTCATCCGTCGGTCCGGGCGCGAGCGCGCGGTGCTGGCCAGAAGCGGTTCGCCGACGGTCAGGTTCGTTCGCGGATCACGCCGCAGGTCCTCGTCGAGAACGTGGTGCAAGCCGTCGCCCGCGACCTGATGGTGCATCAAGCGCTGCAGCTCGAGCAGGAAGGGCTTCGAGTGGCCTTCCACGCCCACGATGAAATCGTGGTTGCATGCAACAAGTGCTCGTGCCTGGAGGCGACAAACCGGCTGCACAAGGACGGCTGTGCCTGGTCCGCAGCCGGCCTGGCTATGAAAAGGATCATGTCGGCGGTGCCTCCCACCCTGCCAGGTCTGTCAGGGCTGCCCGTCGCGTGTGAGGTGAAGGAGGATGTACGAGTGAGTTATGCGGGGTGA
- a CDS encoding transposase, with protein MGRRREKQASLWVAAPSLPRSPGHRFYEKLNELLRENGFDRAMEAACAKYFEADGTAGRPSIPPGLYFRMLLVGFFEGIESERGLEWRCSDSLSLREFLGLLPGETVPDHSTLSKMRKRLGSEVFEAMFAFVLGVVHRSGLLQGKVMGVDSTYLRADASMKAIVRRETGEVYADYIKRLAKEEGIENPTVEDARRLDRKRKGKKTSNTDWKSPTDEDARITKLKDGRTRLAYKSEHVVDMSTGVVVAAEVYSADQADPATMAQSLEQARTNVEQTKSGKDGDSDDDPPPEGGCSDAQPERAVIEVVADKGYHKAELLLSLKEAGYRTYVPERSQPLRKWVDKGWDMQQAFYGNRNRVRRPKGRALQRKRGELIERTFAHACETGGMRRVRVRGRENVRKRYLAHVAALNLGLVLRQILGAGTPRGLAAARKGTALAVLVIWAAMVALVRGMSRQLARFSRAVWRGMRPGEVADVGSAIAVA; from the coding sequence ATGGGGCGAAGACGAGAGAAGCAGGCGTCGCTCTGGGTGGCGGCGCCTTCGCTGCCGCGGTCGCCGGGGCACCGGTTCTACGAGAAGCTGAACGAGCTTCTGCGCGAGAACGGGTTTGACCGGGCCATGGAGGCGGCGTGCGCGAAGTATTTCGAGGCCGACGGGACGGCGGGCAGGCCGTCGATCCCGCCGGGGCTTTACTTCCGGATGCTGCTGGTCGGTTTTTTCGAGGGGATCGAGTCCGAGCGCGGGCTCGAATGGCGGTGCTCGGACTCGCTGTCCCTGCGGGAGTTCCTCGGGCTGTTGCCCGGCGAAACGGTGCCCGATCATTCGACGCTGTCCAAGATGCGCAAGCGCCTCGGTAGTGAGGTCTTCGAGGCGATGTTCGCCTTCGTGCTCGGGGTCGTCCATCGCTCCGGGCTTCTCCAGGGCAAAGTCATGGGCGTGGACTCGACGTATCTCCGCGCGGATGCCTCGATGAAGGCGATCGTGCGGCGCGAGACGGGCGAGGTGTACGCGGACTACATCAAGCGGCTGGCGAAGGAGGAAGGCATCGAGAATCCGACCGTGGAGGATGCCCGGCGGCTCGACCGCAAGCGCAAGGGAAAGAAGACGTCGAATACCGACTGGAAAAGCCCCACGGACGAAGATGCCCGCATCACGAAGCTCAAGGATGGCCGCACGCGATTGGCCTACAAGAGCGAGCATGTCGTCGACATGAGCACCGGCGTCGTGGTCGCCGCAGAGGTATATTCAGCGGACCAGGCTGACCCGGCGACGATGGCGCAAAGCCTGGAGCAGGCGCGCACGAATGTCGAGCAGACGAAGAGCGGTAAGGACGGCGATTCGGACGACGATCCTCCTCCGGAGGGCGGCTGCAGCGACGCGCAGCCCGAGCGCGCCGTGATCGAGGTCGTGGCGGACAAGGGGTATCACAAGGCCGAGCTGCTCCTATCGTTGAAGGAGGCCGGCTACCGCACCTATGTCCCCGAGAGGAGCCAGCCCCTCCGCAAATGGGTCGACAAGGGTTGGGATATGCAGCAAGCGTTTTACGGGAACCGAAACCGTGTGCGTCGTCCAAAGGGGCGCGCTCTTCAACGCAAACGTGGAGAGCTCATCGAGCGAACATTCGCCCATGCATGCGAGACGGGCGGAATGAGGAGGGTGCGGGTCAGGGGCCGGGAGAATGTGCGAAAACGCTACCTGGCCCATGTCGCCGCGCTCAACTTGGGGCTCGTACTACGCCAAATCCTCGGCGCTGGGACTCCGCGGGGCCTGGCCGCGGCCCGGAAGGGCACTGCCCTTGCAGTTTTGGTGATATGGGCAGCCATGGTGGCTCTGGTGCGGGGCATGTCGAGGCAACTGGCACGATTTTCCCGGGCCGTGTGGCGCGGGATGCGCCCGGGTGAGGTGGCCGATGTTGGGAGCGCGATTGCGGTTGCGTAG
- a CDS encoding phage antirepressor N-terminal domain-containing protein yields MKDEKKVELVKVNVCDAELEAGKDEAGTVWVSVRRVCEVLGVAEQRQLSKMKNKPWACVTMMVTQTSGDDQRRKVSVIPLKAFPMWLATINVTKVKPELRPTLERFQQEAADVLSAHFLGTLMPQGRKEKYRPITPTPLLAEQIELLALRQKRALELLAAIPGLYGEDYLRHRVEHAVALVTGEKPMIDNPLLSVDGYLQGRGLTSAQRKETGPKFGKRVKALFFERYGQDPPKQPREVNGAERQVFSYTERDRPLFDRAFDEMTTGAPMPELDGERTISLPVPPPPAVDLRLPPPPISPGATFTATEIGQPHNCSPQRVNNTAKLLGIHGNSEFGQFKSFTNEHGVHHHWVFNQRGKLALDDKIQQIISLQ; encoded by the coding sequence ATGAAGGACGAGAAGAAAGTCGAATTGGTGAAGGTCAACGTCTGCGACGCCGAGCTGGAAGCCGGCAAGGACGAGGCAGGGACGGTCTGGGTTTCGGTGCGGCGGGTGTGCGAGGTGCTGGGCGTGGCTGAGCAGCGGCAGCTCTCGAAGATGAAGAACAAGCCGTGGGCCTGCGTAACCATGATGGTTACGCAGACCTCGGGCGATGATCAACGGCGCAAGGTCTCGGTCATCCCCTTGAAAGCGTTCCCCATGTGGCTCGCCACGATCAACGTCACGAAGGTAAAGCCCGAGCTCCGCCCCACCCTCGAGCGGTTTCAGCAGGAGGCGGCAGATGTCCTATCGGCCCACTTCCTGGGCACACTGATGCCGCAGGGGCGCAAAGAAAAGTACCGCCCCATTACCCCGACCCCATTGCTGGCGGAGCAGATCGAATTGCTCGCCCTACGCCAAAAGCGCGCGCTGGAACTCTTGGCCGCGATCCCCGGCCTCTACGGCGAAGATTACCTGCGGCATCGCGTCGAGCACGCCGTCGCACTCGTGACGGGCGAGAAGCCGATGATCGATAACCCACTCCTCTCGGTGGATGGATACCTGCAGGGTCGTGGCCTGACCTCTGCACAACGAAAGGAGACGGGGCCGAAGTTCGGCAAGCGGGTAAAGGCATTGTTCTTCGAGCGGTACGGGCAGGACCCACCGAAGCAGCCACGCGAGGTGAACGGCGCCGAGCGCCAGGTCTTCAGCTACACGGAGCGCGATCGTCCGCTCTTCGACCGAGCGTTCGACGAGATGACGACGGGCGCGCCGATGCCTGAGCTAGACGGAGAGAGGACGATCTCTCTGCCCGTGCCCCCGCCTCCTGCCGTCGATTTGCGGCTTCCACCGCCCCCGATCAGCCCTGGCGCGACGTTCACGGCAACGGAGATCGGCCAGCCCCACAACTGCAGCCCGCAGCGGGTGAACAACACGGCAAAGCTCCTGGGGATTCACGGAAATTCCGAGTTTGGCCAGTTCAAGTCGTTCACGAATGAGCACGGCGTCCACCACCACTGGGTCTTCAATCAGCGTGGCAAGCTCGCCCTCGATGACAAGATTCAGCAGATCATCAGTCTCCAGTGA
- a CDS encoding sigma factor-like helix-turn-helix DNA-binding protein, translating into MTTTIPKNIRQEFEKKILRGIFNPVARFLHENIREERMQEVLGFTWALYKRHAEAGDILDDALLVHACRLRAIDLSRHLASGDRTQRLKDVFDQRNYNRRRVEVLGLGEYLAEFEDNPQLDNQESNADIGRARPRSLNPTGRIISAISLNEWLETLSPRDRQLIELRAAWHDLDEIGTTLGMGRVAVCRRVKALGELLAEHAGMPDAVHRRQLKRAKASEEPAPESGIRAKTRGRHRKSVGSPAWHKPSRRVRRAA; encoded by the coding sequence GTGACGACCACGATTCCGAAGAACATTCGCCAGGAGTTCGAGAAGAAGATCCTGCGCGGCATCTTCAACCCCGTCGCGCGCTTCTTGCACGAGAACATCCGTGAGGAGCGCATGCAGGAAGTCCTCGGCTTCACCTGGGCGCTCTACAAGCGGCACGCCGAGGCGGGCGACATCCTCGACGACGCCCTGCTCGTGCATGCCTGTCGTCTGCGCGCCATCGACCTCAGCCGCCATCTCGCCTCCGGTGATCGGACCCAGCGGCTGAAGGACGTCTTCGACCAGCGCAACTACAACCGCCGCCGCGTCGAGGTCCTGGGCCTCGGCGAGTACCTTGCGGAGTTCGAGGACAACCCGCAGCTCGACAACCAGGAATCGAACGCGGATATTGGCAGGGCGCGGCCCCGCAGCCTGAACCCGACGGGTCGGATCATCAGCGCCATCAGCTTGAACGAATGGCTGGAGACCCTCAGCCCGCGGGACCGCCAGCTCATCGAGCTACGCGCCGCTTGGCACGACCTCGACGAGATCGGCACCACGCTCGGCATGGGCAGGGTTGCCGTCTGCCGCAGGGTCAAGGCGCTCGGCGAGCTCCTGGCCGAGCACGCTGGCATGCCGGATGCTGTCCATCGCAGGCAGCTCAAGCGGGCGAAGGCGAGCGAGGAGCCGGCGCCGGAGAGCGGCATCCGGGCGAAGACGCGGGGCCGGCACAGGAAGTCGGTGGGCTCCCCGGCGTGGCACAAGCCGTCCCGGCGGGTGCGACGCGCGGCGTGA